The Pelagibacterium halotolerans B2 nucleotide sequence GACCCAGTCACCGCAATTGAGATAGGTGATGCTTCCATGGGCGGCGATTGCGGCAGCATGAATGTGGCCGCAGACCACACCATCGAAGCCCTGCTCGTCCGCTTCCCGCACCAGCGCCGTTTCGAACCGCTCGATAAGCGCGGCCGCCCGGCCCACATTGGCCCGCGCCCAGGCCGAAAGCGACCAGCGCGGTCGGCCGAGCCGCTGCCGCACCCTGTTGACCAGCATGGCACCGCGCAGCGCCAGATTGTAGGAGATATCGCCAAGCCAGGATACCCAGCGGGCATGCCGCACGACAACGTCGAACTGGTCCCCATGAATCACAAGATAGCGTCGTCCGTCGGCCCCGGTGTGGACGGCCCGTTCTCGAACGTCGATGCCGCCAAACCGAAGCGCTGCGAACTCGCGCAGGAATTCATCGTGATTGCCCGGCACATAAACGATGCGCGCGCCCTTGCGCGTGCAATCGAGCAGATGCTGGATCACGCGGTTGCAGGCTGGTGG carries:
- a CDS encoding UDP-2,3-diacylglucosamine diphosphatase, with translation MHSAQKPRQLRALFISDTHLGMRGAQAGALLDFLQSVEAECIYLVGDFVDGWKLRKSWHWPPACNRVIQHLLDCTRKGARIVYVPGNHDEFLREFAALRFGGIDVRERAVHTGADGRRYLVIHGDQFDVVVRHARWVSWLGDISYNLALRGAMLVNRVRQRLGRPRWSLSAWARANVGRAAALIERFETALVREADEQGFDGVVCGHIHAAAIAAHGSITYLNCGDWVENCTAIAETREGRFELIRWAEVTVPGRQAVLPPMQEAIP